A DNA window from Drosophila pseudoobscura strain MV-25-SWS-2005 chromosome 2, UCI_Dpse_MV25, whole genome shotgun sequence contains the following coding sequences:
- the LOC6897719 gene encoding 26S proteasome non-ATPase regulatory subunit 8-like, whose amino-acid sequence MSNLYKDIKAEWSKRAPNLLRCGQLLGIFKMEILGGFLMPHEVSKSNPQQKDQLVRSRDVLEIAVEHSITVKDYAAFERYMAQLKMYYYDYDKFLEPSQEMHKMIGLSLLYMLATNRIADFHIALERLPSALLLQDRFIMPVLALENYFMEGRYNKILEAKKSMPSEIYGNFMDMLVHTAREEIASCIEKSYLKMTPKQAAQRLGLRAGGKELLELVERRHWTLDAQGNYDYAALNIKPKDEVPANDIATHNLSYATELEKIV is encoded by the coding sequence ATGTCCAATCTATACAAAGATATAAAGGCCGAATGGAGCAAACGAGCCCCGAATCTTCTGCGCTGTGGTCAACTTTTGGGCATTTTCAAGATGGAGATTCTTGGAGGATTCTTGATGCCCCATGAGGTGTCAAAGTCCAACCCCCAGCAGAAGGATCAACTGGTGAGGTCCCGCGATGTGCTGGAGATCGCAGTGGAGCACAGCATCACCGTCAAGGACTACGCCGCCTTTGAGCGGTACATGGCCCAGCTGAAAATGTATTACTACGACTACGACAAGTTCCTGGAACCCTCACAGGAGATGCACAAGATGATTGGTCTGAGCCTGCTCTATATGCTGGCCACAAATCGCATCGCCGACTTCCACATCGCACTCGAGCGACTGCCGTCGGCCCTGCTGCTCCAGGATCGCTTCATCATGCCCGTGCTGGCCCTCGAGAACTACTTCATGGAGGGACGCTACAACAAAATACTGGAGGCCAAGAAGTCCATGCCCTCGGAGATCTATGGCAACTTCATGGACATGCTGGTGCACACGGCCCGCGAGGAGATTGCCTCCTGCATCGAGAAGTCCTACCTGAAGATGACCCCCAAGCAGGCGGCCCAGCGTCTGGGCCTTCGTGCAGGCGGAAAGGAGCTTCTGGAGTTGGTCGAACGCCGCCACTGGACCCTGGATGCTCAGGGGAACTACGATTATGCCGCACTAAACATCAAGCCCAAGGATGAGGTTCCGGCCAACGATATAGCTACACATAATTTATCCTATGCCACTGAGCTAGAGAAAATTGTTTGA